One segment of Salvelinus alpinus chromosome 1, SLU_Salpinus.1, whole genome shotgun sequence DNA contains the following:
- the smcr8a gene encoding guanine nucleotide exchange protein smcr8a, which translates to MSKLTPAGSREKMIGAPDVVAFTKEDDFGEVGYPDPWVVPEEFSVPLFPSNNNANPWAKTSYAKFTKDFILISEFSEQVGPQPLLTIPDDPKVFGTFDLNYFSLRIMSVDYQASFVGHPTGSGYPRLSFVEDSRVVLGDSKEGAFAYVHHLTLYDLEARGFVRPFCMAYVSADERKIMQQFQELSLLFSRASECLKTGNRRAFARELQRKLRDLEYTRSVLQKEEGLQREVGPQGCYSAHAVDKANELAAMEKSIYEHRDLLRQITSYPLRPRRDPHAAHCQHCVTESQRHRDAPPGPDTGEEAGERRQSYTPQLIKGKSAKCFAKRLKDLTELCEERFYEATVELLTHTERCFRGDLCYLYTRRLDRALRRKQNITNFLFEEELGEEEEEVAVLGRIFCSLNHTVGTDPHSHIHTPSIVLCPAPPESVEVLEVYPPCPDNSTQQSEALTGEERLESSLSDLTMETQDQESSEGNKDSFSSDRSGGEEEEGGDQTPVFLLDAEEGEGETHRVCEREGETEGVFNGKREGETEGVFNGKREGETEGVFNGNREGETEGVFNGKREGETEGVFNGKREGETEGVFNGKREGETEGVFERGAEREEGGAETGEGDGQRVPDPELLVQMDTACCMSQEGFLYNSSPPDTLPAAGLQPGSLPLVVNQEPQALLPVHGVYDLGSPRCQSPGAGLDLPISSLGDTTSRGSDQDGSDCTMSASTGSERAGSPLGYGGVVTLRQKKRAGQGALRFVRQYPFALHALWSLLSGRTLVVLGSEEGRVRRLVSALALYVPGPGRCGERVQPWLSCPFSLADLQRWKLIGLQRMASPAGTSMLCSLSRYSRYISVLDADRKTLRCPGYRGTLLANVADHRTRLRRGSTYFLHLQNTLSRLAARAFLLSFTHHLHLPISHLEQRREVEERTRGFLRDQLRLGEDDCAVLMYLSQLITQHYLEMDNTPGNTQQNLEANNILDPGGAITPEQYLDPATGGAITPETDNTPGNTQQNLEANNILDPATGGAITPETDNTPGNTQQNLEANNILDPATGGAITPETDNKPGTTQQNLEANNIVDPTTGGAITPEQYLDPATGGAITPETGVDPATGGAITPEQYLDPATGGAITPETGVDPTILQSATRSRAPPSFTFNYTSSLLYKI; encoded by the exons ATGTCAAAGTTGACCCCGGCCGGGTCCAGAGAAAAGATGATTGGTGCCCCAGACGTGGTGGCGTTTACTAAGGAGGATGATTTTGGGGAGGTAGGGTACCCCGACCCCTGGGTGGTGCCAGAAGAGTTTTCTGTCCCTCTGTTTCCATCGAACAACAACGCCAACCCCTGGGCCAAGACGTCATACGCCAAGTTCACTAAGGACTTCATCCTCATATCAGAGTTCTCTGAGCAG GTGGGCCCCCAGCCTCTGCTCACCATTCCTGATGACCCGAAGGTGTTTGGGACCTTTGACCTCAACTACTTCAGTCTGAGGATCATGTCTGTTGACTACCAGGCCTCGTTCGTAGGACACCCCACCGGCAGCGGATACCCACGACTCAG TTTTGTGGAGGACTCCAGGGTGGTGCTGGGTGACTCTAAGGAGGGGGCGTTTGCCTACGTTCACCACCTGACTCTGTATGACCTGGAGGCGCGAGGCTTCGTCCGGCCGTTCTGCATGGCCTACGTCTCTGCCGACGAGAGGAAGATCATGCAGCAGTTCCAGGAGCTGTCGCTCCTCTTCTCCCGCGCCTCCGAGTGCCTGAAGACCGGAAACCGGCGGGCCTTCGCCCGCGAGCTGCAGAGGAAGCTACGGGACCTGGA GTACACGCGGTCCGTTCTGCAGAAAGAGGAGGGGCTTCAGCGGGAGGTGGGGCCTCAGGGGTGTTACTCCGCCCACGCGGTGGACAAGGCCAATGAGCTCGCGGCGATGGAGAAGAGTATCTACGAGCACCGAGACCTGCTGAGGCAGATCACCTCGTACCCCCTCCGCCCCCGCCGGGACCCCCACGCTGCACACTGTCAACACTGTGTCACAGAGtcccagagacacagagacgcacCGCCCGGCCCTGACACGGGGGAGGAggcgggagagaggagacagtccTACACCCCTCAGCTGATAAAAGGGAAGTCGGCGAAATGTTTCGCCAAGCGTCTGAAAGACCTGACGGAGTTATGTGAGGAGAGGTTCTACGAGGCCACCGTGGAACTACTCACTCACACCGAGAGGTGTTTCAGGGGGGACTTGTGTTACCTGTACACCCGCCGCCTGGACCGAGCGCTACGCAGGAAACAGAACATCACCAACTTCCTGTTTGAGGAGGAgctgggggaggaggaagaggaggtagcGGTGCTGGGAAGAATCTTCTGTTCTCTCAACCACACAGTGGGGACGGACCCACACTCGCATATACACACCCCGTCCATCGTGCTGTGCCCGGCGCCACCGGAGTCTGTGGAGGTTCTGGAGGTGTACCCTCCCTGTCCTGATAACTCTACCCAGCAGAGTGAGGCCCTGAccggagaggagaggctggagtCGTCACTCTCTGACCTGACCATGGAGACACAGGACCAGGAAAGCTCTGAGGGGAATAAGGATAGCTTTAGTAGCgacaggagtggaggagaggaggaggagggaggagaccagACCCCTGTTTTTCTGCTGGAcgctgaggagggagagggtgagacacaccgtgtgtgtgagagggagggagagaccgaAGGAGTCTTTaacggaaagagggagggagagaccgaAGGAGTGTTTaacggaaagagggagggagagacagaaggagtgTTTAACggaaacagggagggagagaccgaAGGAGTGTTTaacggaaagagggagggagagaccgaAGGAGTGTTTAACGGaaagagggagggtgagacagaAGGAGTGTTTAacggaaagagggagggggagacagaagGAGTGTTTgagagaggggctgagagagaggagggaggggctgAGACAGGGGAGGGTGATGGACAGAGAGTTCCTGACCCTGAGTTGTTGGTCCAGATGGACACGGCCTGCTGCATGTCTCAGGAGGGCTTCCTGTACAACTCCTCTCCCCCAGACACGCTGCCTGCTGCTGGGCTGCAGCCCGGCTCTCTTCCCCTGGTGGTCAACCAGGAGCCCCAGGCCCTGCTGCCGGTCCATGGGGTCTACGACCTGGGTTCCCCCCGCTGCCAGAGCCCTGGGGCTGGACTGGACCTGCCCATCTCCTCCTTGGGAGATACCACCTCCAGGGGATCGGACCAGGACGGGTCAGACTGTACCATGTCAGCGTCTACGGGGTCCGAACGGGCCGGCTCACCTCTGGGGTACGGGGGGGTGGTGACGCTGAGGCAGAAGAAGAGGGCCGGGCAGGGAGCGCTCAG GTTTGTGCGTCAGTATCCGTTTGCCCTGCATGCCCTGTGGTCCCTACTGAGTGGTCGAACCCTGGTGGTCCTGGGATCTGAGGAGGGCAGGGTCAGGAGGCTGGTGTCCGCTCTAGCCCTCTACGTGCCTGGACCCGGGCGCTGTGGGGAGAGGGTCCAGCCCTGGCTCTCCTGCCCCTTCAGCCTCGCAGACCTACAGAGATGGAAACTCATAGGACTgcagag GATGGCGTCTCCCGCGGGGACCAGCatgctctgctctctgtctcgctaCAGCCGTTACATCTCCGTCCTGGACGCCGACCGGAAGACCCTCCGTTGCCCCGGTTACCGCGGAACCCTCCTGGCCAACGTGGCGGACCACCGTACCCGCCTCCGCCGAGGCTCCACCTACTTCCTACATCTCCAGAACACGCTCAGTAGACTGGCTGCGCGGGCCTTCCTCCTTAGCTTTACACATCACCTCCACCTTCCCATCAGCCACCTGGAGCAGAGACGGGAAGTAGAAGAGAGGACGCGGGGCTTCCTGAGGGATCAGCTCAGGCTTGGGGAAGACGACTGTGCCGTCCTGATGTACCTGAGTCAGCTGATCACACAGCACTACCTGGAGATGGACAACACACCTGGGAACACACAGCAGAACCTGGAAGCTAACAACATACTAGACCCTGGGGGCGCTATAACCCCAGAGCAGTACCTAGACCCTGCCACTGGGGGTGCTATAACCCCAGAGACGGACAACACGCCTGGAAACACACAGCAGAACCTGGAAGCTAACAACATACTAGACCCTGCCACAGGGGGCGCTATAACCCCAGAGACGGACAACACGCCTGGAAACACACAGCAGAACCTGGAAGCTAACAACATACTAGACCCTGCCACAGGGGGCGCTATAACCCCAGAGACGGACAACAAGCCTGGAACCACACAGCAGAACCTGGAAGCTAACAACATAGTAGACCCTACCACTGGGGGTGCTATAACCCCAGAGCAGTACCTAGACCCAGCCACAGGGGGTGCTATAACCCCAGAGACGGGCGTAGACCCTGCCACTGGGGGTGCTATAACCCCAGAGCAGTACCTAGACCCAGCCACAGGGGGTGCTATAACCCCAGAGACGGGCGTAGACCCTACCATCCTTCAGTCTGCTACTAGGAGCAGAGCCCCACCCAGCTTCACCTTTAACTACACCTCTAGTCTCTTATACAAGATCTGA